Within the Enterococcus hirae ATCC 9790 genome, the region TGCAAAATCTTTATGACCGCTCTCAATATGAACGGTTCACTCGGAATAGCAGCCTTTTAGATATTAAAACAGCCTATCCGTTAACGTATGACATTGCGGTTTACTTGTCGATGTTGGTACAGGAAAAATTAGCGATTTGGTTTAATGAGGATGAGATTTCTTTTATCGCTTTACACATCGGGGCTTACTTAGAAAGCAAAAAAGAAAAAAGACCAAAGTTGCGAGTGCTAGTTGATCACAACAATTACCATGATTTTGAAGAAACAAACGTTCAAAATATTCGTAGTATGCTAGGGGAAGATGTGGAGATCGTGGCGGTTGATCATCATGAGGTAAGCGTACAAGAAAATGACGTGTATGTCTCTTCTGACCGTGACAGAGTGACTGAAATCAATGGCGCAGTATATGTCCATCCTATTTTGACACGTAAAGATTTTGCAAAGATCCAAAAACGGGTGACTGCCAAGCGAAAAAGTAATTGGCGAAAACAGATGTTTCATTTGATTGATCGGTTTATTATTGAAGATCTCTATTTTAATCAATTTGATCCGACCGATCAGACACCTAAAATGATTCGGGAAAAATTGTTTGATCGATTGTTAGTGACAGGGTATGTGGAGGAAGAATTTTCCCAGAGGATGGAAAAACGAGAAGCGATGTCATCGACCAGTTTCCCATCAGGTATCGCAGTACCCCACTCGCTGGAACAACAGGCGAAAAAAAGTGCCCTTTCGATTATGACCTTGCAAGAAACCCTAAAATGGGACGAATATCCTGTTCAAATCGTAGCTTTAGTTGCCATCTCACAAGATGAAGCCAAAGAATTTAATGATTTTTTTGAAATGTTTATCGAAATCGTTTCTGATCCGATCAATGTGCGATTGTTAGCGGGTGCAGAAAATTTTACAGAATTCATCTTAAAAATGAAAATGTTGGTCGAAACGGAAGAATGATCCGTGAATGTTGAGGGCGTTGGTTTTATTCTTGTATGAGAGGAACGCTCGCTTTTGTCTTAGGGATCACTGCTAATCGATCATTGTCAAAGTAGCCGAAAGCTTTCTAGTGATTTTTGGTTACTTTGTTTTTTTGTGCTTGCAGTGATGGAAGGAAGTAATTTAAAACATCTTTCTGCTAACTTCCAATTGAACGGAGAAGTTTAGGATTGCCCGTTTTTCTCTTAGGCAAGCTGATTTCACGTAAAGTGGTGGAAAAAGAAGAGCAACCTATAGAATAAAATTGTGTAATAAATCTTAGATAGGTATAATGTAAGGCAAAAGGGAGGAATAAAACATGAAAATTGCAATTGCAGGAGCTGGAGCGATGGGAAGTCGTTTCGGTCTGATGTTACATCAAGGTGGAAACGAAGTACTATTGATCGACGGTTGGGCAGATCATGTTCAACAAATCAAAGAGCATGGGTTAAAAGCAGATTTTAATGGCGAAGAAGTAGTTGAGAAGTTACCAGTCGTTCTTCAATCAGAAGTAGGCGAAGAAGATCAGGTAGATTTGATCATTTTATTTACTAAAGCGATGCAATTAGAAAAAATGCTAACAGATATCCGTCCATTGATCAAAGAAGAAACGGAAGTATTATGCTTATTGAATGGTATCGGACATGAAGATATCATTGAAAAATTTGTTCCAATGGCAAACATTTATATTGGTAACACCATGTGGACGGCGGGCTTAGAAGGACCTGGAAAAGTCAAACTGTTTGGAAGTGGTTCAATTGAGCTGCAAAATCTTGGAGAAGGCAAAGAAGAACAAGCGAAAGCACTAGCTGAAAAATTATCAGAATCAGGCTTACATGCGAAATTCTCTGATAACATCCATTATTCCATTTACCGTAAAGCTTGTGTGAATGGCACGATGAATGGGTTATGCACGATTTTGGATGTGAACATGGCAGGGTTAGGTCAAACTTCGACTGCGCATAAGATGGTGGAAACGATTGTTCGTGAATTTGCGGCAGTGGCAGAAGCTGAAAATATCCACTTAGATATCCCAGAAGTGATCGCTCATTGTGAATCTTGTTTCGATCCAGAAACGATCGGATTACATTATCCATCCATGTATCAAGATTTGATCAAGAATCACCGCTTGACGGAAATCGACTACATCAACGGTGCGGTTTCAAGAAAAGGGAAGAAATATGGTATTGCAACACCTTATTGTGACTTCTTAACAGAATTGATCCATGCGAAAGAAGATAGCTTGCAGGTAAAATAAAGGGGGATAATTGATGGAACAGACACAAAGCATGTCACCAAAGATTTTTCTGAACAAAGTACTAGCTGGTACAGCAACGGGGATTATCATCGGATTGATTCCTAACGCAGTATTAGGGGCGATTTTAAGATACTTTAGTGGTTCTTCTTTTGCGATGGCTGTTGCTCAAATGGCGGTCATCTTCCAATTAGCGACACCGTTGATTATCGGTGGATTGATAGCTTTGCAATTTGGTTTTGCACCGATGAAGATGATGGTGGTGGCTGGTGCCGCATTTGTCGGGTCAGGGGTGGTGAAGTTTACTCCTGAGCTTGGTGAAACAGGTGTGTATGTTGGTGCTGGCACAGGCGATATCATCAATACGATGATCACTGCTTCTATCGCAGTTGGGTTGATTTATCTGATTGGTGAACGGTTTGGTTCGGTAGCGATTGTGTTGACTCCGATCGTTGTTGGTGTCGGCGCAGGGGTGATCGGGTTTTATCTCTATCCTTATGTGGCAGATATTACCTCAGCTATCGGGACGGTCATCAATAACTTCACGACACTACAACCTTTACTGATGTCGATCTTGATTGGCTGTTCTTTTGCCTTCTTGATCATTTCACCGATTTCCACCGTAGCAATCGGAGTGGCGATCCAACTAGATGGTGTTTCAGCAGGAGCGGCAGCAATGGGTGTCGCAGCAACGACTTTCGTTTTGATCGTGAACTCGTGGAAAGTCAATAAATCAGGAGTGACGATCGCCATTACGTTAGGAGCGATGAAGATGATGATGCCTAATCTGTTTCGCAGACCGGTTATTCTCGTTCCTTGTCTGATCAGTGCAGTGATTACAGCTATTCCAGTTGCTTTGTTGTCTATTTCAGGAACCCCTGCCTCGGCTGGTTTTGGGATCGTTGGTTTAGTTGGTCCTTTAGCTTCTTTAGATGCAGGTCTAAATCCGGCTCTTGTTGTTTTGAGCTGGTTAGTCGTCCCAGTTGCGGCAGCATTGTTCACTCAGTTTTTATGTGAGAAAGTATTGAAACTATATGATCGAGCAGATGTGTTTGAATTCTTAGGCTAGTGAAACGGCTGATTTTTTGGCTGAGTCTGCTCCTTTGATAGTGAGACAAATCATGTCAAATAAAAAAAGCTTGAATTTTTAATTCCTTTTTTCGAAGGAGATTAAAAGTTCAGGCTTTTTTAATATAAAAAACGAAATTTTTTGTGGATATAGATCAGTGTAGGTATTTTTTTGCTTCTTAGTAGCATTATTTAGTAATATTGATAGTATTTATTTTTCATTAAGCGGTATAATGTTTTTGAATATAATGGAGGGGCGTAATATGGAGATAATGCAAGCGGGTATCAGAGTTCCAAAAAACCAATTGGTAGAAAAAGTGAAGGAATTACATTTTTCAGAAAAGATTGTTAAACATTTAAATGGGGCAATAGTGACGAGTGGTACCGTCATGGAAATTATAAATAAAGGAGAATACGTATTAGATATTCCACCGGAAATATTAAAGGGACTAAAAAATGGAACGTATCGTTTTGTCTCTGGGAAAGATGGAGTATATGCACAGATTGCTGATAAAAAAAGTGGCGAATTTGTTAAAAATTTGACATTAAAAAATGGAACAAGCGTTTGTTCAGCTTTAGGTCCTGCGGCAATAGTAGTAGGAGTCATGTTAGAACTTAAAAAAATCGAAGACAAATTAGATGATCTTAATTTGAAAATAGACGAAGTAATCAAAAATTTTGAAAATGATCGTTACGCAGGTGTAGTTTCTGCTAAAGAGAAATATGAACAATCAGTGTTAATAAAAGATCCTCAAATAAAAAAACAGTTATTAGTTAATGTGCTAAATGATATCACTACTGTGAAATATCAATTGTTAAAACAGTTAGAAGGAAAGGTAATCAGTTACCGAAAAAACCGTATGAAATTTGGTGATAAAGAAAAGTCAGCAAATGATATTTTGCAAAATATTTTATTTATAAATGAGAGTTTTAATATCCAAGTAAATTGCCTTTCAGATTTAGATGAATATGTTGCTTTGAACTATAGCTTAAATCTCCATAAAAAAGATTTGGAAAGCATTTTGACTAGAGAAATGGCGTTAAAATTAGATGAGTATTTTCAAAAATCAACCAATCCAATAACAGAAGCAATTGATGATATTCATACGTTGATTCATACTATCTCTGATATGATCGAAGCGGATCCTGAGTATATTTTAAGTGGATATGTAACGGACTAATGGGGGGAAAGCAATGTATAAATGTACAAATTGTGGACGAGAAATATCTGAACCTAAAAAACTATGTGCATATTGTAAAAAAGAAAAAATAGGATAACGAATGTGAGTAAACGAGCGTTAAAAAAGACAGTAGAATTTACGAATGAAAAGACAGAAGTAATCGGCAACAAGTTCTCTTCTTTGAAAATAAAACAATTGAAGTCATCAATAAAAATAAATACAAGCATGAAAGAAACAGGTACTAAAGTCAAAACAGAGGTCACTGATACACTAGCCAAAGTTACTGAACAACTAGTAAAAAAAGGAAATAGCCAAAAGAAAAAAATAAAAAATAATCTTATCGAAAAATTCATTCTAAATCTATCAAAACACCTTCTTTGAGACTAAGAAATTCAAAGAAGGTGTTTTGTCTTATAGAATAACCAAATAAGTCAGCTTGTTTATTTGGTCAAAGAAAAAGGGAAGTCTTCAGCGTCGTGTTTTGTAGGATTAGGAACAATCCCCAACTGATAAGCAATCGTGCCACCAGTCAACAAGTCTTCATGTGTAAAGAAGAGTTTGCGATAGCTAGTTTCATTTCTTGTGATCTCATGGATAAATTGTTGTTGTGGGTGATTAGGGCTTGTTTCGATTGTTAGATGTTCACCATTAGACAACGTAAGCACAGCTTTGTCGATTAAAGGCATCCCGATGACATATTCACCTGTTCCTGGCGTGACAGGATAAAAGCCTAAACTATTAAAGATATACCAACCTGCCATGCTCCCATTGTCTTCATCTCCTGGATAACCGGTCGGGGTATCATCAAATGTTTGTGTCAGCAATTGTTTGATCAATGGTTGTGCCATTTCGGGTTTACCAATATAACTGAATAAATAAGGATAGTGGAAGCTTGGTTGATTGGAGATGGCAACTTGTCCAAACTCGATCGCTGCCATTTCACTCATTTCATGGATCTCAAAACCATAACCGCCAACTTCAAAAGTCGGTGCTTGGTTACATAATTCAATCAGTTTTTCTTCAAATTGATCTGGTCCACCGTGAGCATTGATCAAACCAGCAAAATCATGGTAAACAGCAAAACTACTTTGCCAAGCGCTACCTTCTGCATAATCCTGACCCCAACGTGTGGAAGAAAACGGAGTACGGAATCTTCCTTCGGGATCTTTGGAACGCATGAAGCCAGTTTCCGGATCAAAGACATTTTGATAATTGAAAGATTGCTTTTGATAGTGTTGTGCGGTTGCTGCTTCATTCAAACCGGTGGCTACTTGGCTGATACAAAAGTCACTATAAGCGTAATCAAGGGTGTGGTTGATTGATTCGTGGTAAGTATTTGGTACATAACCATATTTTAGATAATCAGTCGTTCCTTGACGTCCGTAATTTTGTTTTTCACTTTGGATCGTAGCACCTTTTTTCATTGCTTTGAGAAATTCAGCCATTAAATCTTTACGGATTCCCTTAACCGAGGCATCAGCGATCACTGCATCAATCAATGTTCCTGGCATGAGTCCACGCTCATCTGGCGAAAGCCATTTTGGTAAAAAGCCAGTTTCACGATAGCTGTTCAAAAAGCCTTCAAGCATCTCTTCATATTTTTCGACAGCAATCAAAGAGTAAAGTGGATACACTGTTTTATAAGTATCCCAAAAACCATTATTGGTATAAAGTACACCTGGTTTTACACTTCGACTAGTGGTATCATAATGGATTTTTTGTCCGGTCGAGTCGATTTCATAGAACGTTTGTGGGAATAAAAATACACGGTAGAGATTGTGGTAAAACGTCCGTAACTGTTGCGGATCATGATGCTCGACTTTGATTCGGTCAAAATAGTTTTGCCATTGTTGTGAACTATTCAGCAAATAGTCATCAGGTGTTTGATGTAACTCTTGTTCTAGATTAAATAAAGCTTGTTCAGAACTGATGAAGGAAGTACCGAAACGAATGACTTGTTTTTTTACGTCGCCAAAATAAATCGGAATCGACCCAGCGTCATCGGCTGCTAACTGTGACAATTCCTTTGATTGGATTGGCTGTTCAAAATGTAAGACAAAATAGAACGTAAAATCAGGATCTTCGGCGCCTGCAAAATGAGTGACTTGTCCTTCAATCGTATAGGGATCTTTTAGAACTAATTGATGTTTACCAGGAAACGACAAAAGTAAACCGCTCTCATTTTTGTAGTAATCAATGGTTAGGACACCACCGTACATGCTAGGGATCAACGTGGAGCGAATACCATCACGTAATTGGTTGATCGTTAAATGAGTTGGACAGAATGTGCTTTCTTCTGGACGATACGAACTTTGTGCATGGAACAGGG harbors:
- a CDS encoding BglG family transcription antiterminator, which encodes MATKRQREIIAYLAKRQQHWVTATELATFCNCTTRTIRNQITKINETEQQIISSNQGYRIKQPTQDNQVIQATNDRQSQLFLTLLKSNHGIDLYDLADTMFLSESTLKNDIQLLRNEIQNKQLKLTIKANQIYLEGSESDKRRYMISLLYEEGDYQEKLKYHVQDMIGTLSLIDLERTIHDVLASHKIKINRYSMNNIVLHFAISIERIRQGNDLKSVKDFPLRNDATEFQLCVEITELLSNTYHIHFSDAEVKQLSLLFIGLQNEYLTNRKELSLSKIVEARVIETLNEVLEKVKETYLIDLQDEAFFNKLAIHLQNLYDRSQYERFTRNSSLLDIKTAYPLTYDIAVYLSMLVQEKLAIWFNEDEISFIALHIGAYLESKKEKRPKLRVLVDHNNYHDFEETNVQNIRSMLGEDVEIVAVDHHEVSVQENDVYVSSDRDRVTEINGAVYVHPILTRKDFAKIQKRVTAKRKSNWRKQMFHLIDRFIIEDLYFNQFDPTDQTPKMIREKLFDRLLVTGYVEEEFSQRMEKREAMSSTSFPSGIAVPHSLEQQAKKSALSIMTLQETLKWDEYPVQIVALVAISQDEAKEFNDFFEMFIEIVSDPINVRLLAGAENFTEFILKMKMLVETEE
- a CDS encoding 2-dehydropantoate 2-reductase, producing MKIAIAGAGAMGSRFGLMLHQGGNEVLLIDGWADHVQQIKEHGLKADFNGEEVVEKLPVVLQSEVGEEDQVDLIILFTKAMQLEKMLTDIRPLIKEETEVLCLLNGIGHEDIIEKFVPMANIYIGNTMWTAGLEGPGKVKLFGSGSIELQNLGEGKEEQAKALAEKLSESGLHAKFSDNIHYSIYRKACVNGTMNGLCTILDVNMAGLGQTSTAHKMVETIVREFAAVAEAENIHLDIPEVIAHCESCFDPETIGLHYPSMYQDLIKNHRLTEIDYINGAVSRKGKKYGIATPYCDFLTELIHAKEDSLQVK
- a CDS encoding PTS sugar transporter subunit IIC, with translation MEQTQSMSPKIFLNKVLAGTATGIIIGLIPNAVLGAILRYFSGSSFAMAVAQMAVIFQLATPLIIGGLIALQFGFAPMKMMVVAGAAFVGSGVVKFTPELGETGVYVGAGTGDIINTMITASIAVGLIYLIGERFGSVAIVLTPIVVGVGAGVIGFYLYPYVADITSAIGTVINNFTTLQPLLMSILIGCSFAFLIISPISTVAIGVAIQLDGVSAGAAAMGVAATTFVLIVNSWKVNKSGVTIAITLGAMKMMMPNLFRRPVILVPCLISAVITAIPVALLSISGTPASAGFGIVGLVGPLASLDAGLNPALVVLSWLVVPVAAALFTQFLCEKVLKLYDRADVFEFLG
- a CDS encoding GH92 family glycosyl hydrolase is translated as MRANQSHLLNDTQQRRFNMNIQHIDTRHGTANQANFSNGNCQPYTGVPFGMNYFAPQTTDQKGSWWFHPDDHTFQGYRLTHQPSPWMGDFSYFVFTPINGLLPENTLFHAQSSYRPEESTFCPTHLTINQLRDGIRSTLIPSMYGGVLTIDYYKNESGLLLSFPGKHQLVLKDPYTIEGQVTHFAGAEDPDFTFYFVLHFEQPIQSKELSQLAADDAGSIPIYFGDVKKQVIRFGTSFISSEQALFNLEQELHQTPDDYLLNSSQQWQNYFDRIKVEHHDPQQLRTFYHNLYRVFLFPQTFYEIDSTGQKIHYDTTSRSVKPGVLYTNNGFWDTYKTVYPLYSLIAVEKYEEMLEGFLNSYRETGFLPKWLSPDERGLMPGTLIDAVIADASVKGIRKDLMAEFLKAMKKGATIQSEKQNYGRQGTTDYLKYGYVPNTYHESINHTLDYAYSDFCISQVATGLNEAATAQHYQKQSFNYQNVFDPETGFMRSKDPEGRFRTPFSSTRWGQDYAEGSAWQSSFAVYHDFAGLINAHGGPDQFEEKLIELCNQAPTFEVGGYGFEIHEMSEMAAIEFGQVAISNQPSFHYPYLFSYIGKPEMAQPLIKQLLTQTFDDTPTGYPGDEDNGSMAGWYIFNSLGFYPVTPGTGEYVIGMPLIDKAVLTLSNGEHLTIETSPNHPQQQFIHEITRNETSYRKLFFTHEDLLTGGTIAYQLGIVPNPTKHDAEDFPFSLTK